The Populus alba chromosome 4, ASM523922v2, whole genome shotgun sequence genome contains a region encoding:
- the LOC118031089 gene encoding B3 domain-containing transcription factor VRN1 isoform X9, with protein sequence MGEGDGKPLMFVAKPPHFFKVILEDSLREGKLMLPQKFVTRCGMDLTNLARLKVLGEAWEIELTKCDGKVWLQKGWKEFAEYYSVACGHFLVFEYEGNCDFHVLIFDNSATEIDYPLKSNRSEVPGRGLLEECKKHRGEENNSVEILDHFSPSRRTRKKSPLPCPRPHKMVRAYSTYETGTCSKLNTSVEVPPTGTWSGGMKLEGSKTMAKLRCSVRGLDEEDSIRGGRGMLMARGQRLSHAGAIANMRPLTCYEKAKALCRASAFKSENPFFKVAMSPSYVHTGYKLSVPSSFARKYFTKNKGNVSLCVTDGRTWPVKYHNRTKYGVIFCHGWRAFAKDNKLAVGDFCVFELINVTEMSLKVLFFRLKDVESLLSSADMGGANQVEPNKSLVAKPQSEWNSRDGAGISDPDDEHKPGEFEHSESRFEVEPDKFGKPELKISSSVLVTRGSETESKFISTHPFFKVVLRSYFLNRCFVSVPMSFVERYFKHKSQTLMLQVADRSWPVKLIIRWTQRQAILSAGWARFARENSLQTSG encoded by the exons ATGGGTGAAGGTGATGGTAAACCCTTGATGTTTGTGGCAAAACCACCCCATTTTTTCAAGGTAATTCTCGAGGATTCTCTTCGTGAAGGAAAGCTG ATGCTTCCACAAAAGTTTGTGACGAGATGTGGGATGGATCTCACAAATCTGGCACGCCTTAAGGTCCTTGGTGAGGCTTGGGAAATTGAGTTGACAAAGTGTGATGGTAAAGTTTGGTTGCAAAAGGGTTGGAAGGAATTTGCAGAGTATTACTCTGTAGCCTGCGGCCACTTCCTTGTTTTTGAATATGAAGGAAATTGTGATTTCCATGTCCTCATATTTGACAATAGTGCCACAGAGATAGATTATCCACTTAAGAGCAACCGCAGTGAGGTGCCTGGTCGTGGACTGCTCGAAGAGTGCAAGAAGCATAGAGGGGAAGAAAATAACTCGGTTGAAATCCTGGACCACTTTTCACCATCGCgaagaacaagaaagaaatcaCCATTACCATGTCCTCGGCCTCACAAGATGGTGAGAGCCTATTCAACTTATGAAACTGGGACCTGTTCAAAGCTAAACACTTCGGTGGAGGTTCCGCCTACAGGCACTTGGTCTGGGGGGATGAAGCTGGAGGGTTCCAAGACGATGGCAAAGTTGCGTTGTTCTGTCAGGGGACTTGATG AGGAAGATTCCATCAGAGGTGGTCGAGGCATGTTAATGGCTAGGGGTCAAAGATTATCGCATGCTGGGGCTATTGCAAATATGCGACCACTGACATGCTATGAAAAAGCTAAAGCTCTATGCAGAGCTAGTGCTTTCAAATCTGAAAATCCCTTCTTCAAGGTTGCCATGAGCCCATCATATGTTCATACTGGATATAAATTG AGTGTACCAAGCAGCTTTGCTCGAAAGTATTTCaccaaaaacaaaggaaatgtTTCCCTTTGTGTTACAGATGGTAGAACATGGCCGGTTAAGTACCACAATCGCACAAAATATGGAGTCATATTCTGTCATGGGTGGAGGGCATTTGCCAAGGACAATAAGCTGGCTGTTGGTGACTTTTGTGTCTTTGAACTGATTAATGTTACTGAAATGTCattgaaagttttgtttttccGCCTGAAGGATGTAGAGAGTCTCCTGTCATCAG CAGATATGGGAGGAGCCAATCAAGTTGAACCAAATAAAAGCCTGGTGGCTAAACCTCAATCTGAATGGAATAGCAGAGATGGTGCTGGAATTTCTGACCCTGATGATGAACATAAACCTGGAGAATTTGAGCATTCTGAATCAAGATTTGAAGTTGAACCCG ACAAGTTTGGGAAACCTGAGCTAAAAATTAGTTCTTCTGTGCTGGTTACTCGAGGTTCCGAAACTGAGAGCAAATTCATCTCAACACATCCATTCTTCAAAGTTGTTCTACGGTCATATTTTCTCAACAGATGCTTCGTG TCCGTGCCGATGAGCTTCGTTGAGAGGTACTTTAAGCACAAAAGTCAGACTCTTATGCTTCAAGTTGCAGATAGATCATGGCCTGTGAAGTTGATCATCCGTTGGACTCAAAGACAAGCTATATTATCTGCCGGCTGGGCAAGATTTGCAAGAGAAAATTCTCTGCAG ACTTCAGGTTAA
- the LOC118031089 gene encoding B3 domain-containing transcription factor VRN1 isoform X1: MGEGDGKPLMFVAKPPHFFKVILEDSLREGKLMLPQKFVTRCGMDLTNLARLKVLGEAWEIELTKCDGKVWLQKGWKEFAEYYSVACGHFLVFEYEGNCDFHVLIFDNSATEIDYPLKSNRSEVPGRGLLEECKKHRGEENNSVEILDHFSPSRRTRKKSPLPCPRPHKMVRAYSTYETGTCSKLNTSVEVPPTGTWSGGMKLEGSKTMAKLRCSVRGLDEEDSIRGGRGMLMARGQRLSHAGAIANMRPLTCYEKAKALCRASAFKSENPFFKVAMSPSYVHTGYKLSVPSSFARKYFTKNKGNVSLCVTDGRTWPVKYHNRTKYGVIFCHGWRAFAKDNKLAVGDFCVFELINVTEMSLKVLFFRLKDVESLLSSADMGGANQVEPNKSLVAKPQSEWNSRDGAGISDPDDEHKPGEFEHSESRFEVEPDKFGKPELKISSSVLVTRGSETESKFISTHPFFKVVLRSYFLNRCFVSVPMSFVERYFKHKSQTLMLQVADRSWPVKLIIRWTQRQAILSAGWARFARENSLQVGDVCAFEIIKNGMLKVLISRSGR, from the exons ATGGGTGAAGGTGATGGTAAACCCTTGATGTTTGTGGCAAAACCACCCCATTTTTTCAAGGTAATTCTCGAGGATTCTCTTCGTGAAGGAAAGCTG ATGCTTCCACAAAAGTTTGTGACGAGATGTGGGATGGATCTCACAAATCTGGCACGCCTTAAGGTCCTTGGTGAGGCTTGGGAAATTGAGTTGACAAAGTGTGATGGTAAAGTTTGGTTGCAAAAGGGTTGGAAGGAATTTGCAGAGTATTACTCTGTAGCCTGCGGCCACTTCCTTGTTTTTGAATATGAAGGAAATTGTGATTTCCATGTCCTCATATTTGACAATAGTGCCACAGAGATAGATTATCCACTTAAGAGCAACCGCAGTGAGGTGCCTGGTCGTGGACTGCTCGAAGAGTGCAAGAAGCATAGAGGGGAAGAAAATAACTCGGTTGAAATCCTGGACCACTTTTCACCATCGCgaagaacaagaaagaaatcaCCATTACCATGTCCTCGGCCTCACAAGATGGTGAGAGCCTATTCAACTTATGAAACTGGGACCTGTTCAAAGCTAAACACTTCGGTGGAGGTTCCGCCTACAGGCACTTGGTCTGGGGGGATGAAGCTGGAGGGTTCCAAGACGATGGCAAAGTTGCGTTGTTCTGTCAGGGGACTTGATG AGGAAGATTCCATCAGAGGTGGTCGAGGCATGTTAATGGCTAGGGGTCAAAGATTATCGCATGCTGGGGCTATTGCAAATATGCGACCACTGACATGCTATGAAAAAGCTAAAGCTCTATGCAGAGCTAGTGCTTTCAAATCTGAAAATCCCTTCTTCAAGGTTGCCATGAGCCCATCATATGTTCATACTGGATATAAATTG AGTGTACCAAGCAGCTTTGCTCGAAAGTATTTCaccaaaaacaaaggaaatgtTTCCCTTTGTGTTACAGATGGTAGAACATGGCCGGTTAAGTACCACAATCGCACAAAATATGGAGTCATATTCTGTCATGGGTGGAGGGCATTTGCCAAGGACAATAAGCTGGCTGTTGGTGACTTTTGTGTCTTTGAACTGATTAATGTTACTGAAATGTCattgaaagttttgtttttccGCCTGAAGGATGTAGAGAGTCTCCTGTCATCAG CAGATATGGGAGGAGCCAATCAAGTTGAACCAAATAAAAGCCTGGTGGCTAAACCTCAATCTGAATGGAATAGCAGAGATGGTGCTGGAATTTCTGACCCTGATGATGAACATAAACCTGGAGAATTTGAGCATTCTGAATCAAGATTTGAAGTTGAACCCG ACAAGTTTGGGAAACCTGAGCTAAAAATTAGTTCTTCTGTGCTGGTTACTCGAGGTTCCGAAACTGAGAGCAAATTCATCTCAACACATCCATTCTTCAAAGTTGTTCTACGGTCATATTTTCTCAACAGATGCTTCGTG TCCGTGCCGATGAGCTTCGTTGAGAGGTACTTTAAGCACAAAAGTCAGACTCTTATGCTTCAAGTTGCAGATAGATCATGGCCTGTGAAGTTGATCATCCGTTGGACTCAAAGACAAGCTATATTATCTGCCGGCTGGGCAAGATTTGCAAGAGAAAATTCTCTGCAGGTGGGTGATGTTTGTGCCTTTGAGATCATCAAGAATGGCATGCTGAAAGTTTTAATTTCCAGAAGTGGTCGCTAA
- the LOC118031089 gene encoding B3 domain-containing transcription factor VRN1 isoform X3: MFVAKPPHFFKVILEDSLREGKLMLPQKFVTRCGMDLTNLARLKVLGEAWEIELTKCDGKVWLQKGWKEFAEYYSVACGHFLVFEYEGNCDFHVLIFDNSATEIDYPLKSNRSEVPGRGLLEECKKHRGEENNSVEILDHFSPSRRTRKKSPLPCPRPHKMVRAYSTYETGTCSKLNTSVEVPPTGTWSGGMKLEGSKTMAKLRCSVRGLDEEDSIRGGRGMLMARGQRLSHAGAIANMRPLTCYEKAKALCRASAFKSENPFFKVAMSPSYVHTGYKLSVPSSFARKYFTKNKGNVSLCVTDGRTWPVKYHNRTKYGVIFCHGWRAFAKDNKLAVGDFCVFELINVTEMSLKVLFFRLKDVESLLSSADMGGANQVEPNKSLVAKPQSEWNSRDGAGISDPDDEHKPGEFEHSESRFEVEPDKFGKPELKISSSVLVTRGSETESKFISTHPFFKVVLRSYFLNRCFVSVPMSFVERYFKHKSQTLMLQVADRSWPVKLIIRWTQRQAILSAGWARFARENSLQVGDVCAFEIIKNGMLKVLISRSGR, encoded by the exons ATGTTTGTGGCAAAACCACCCCATTTTTTCAAGGTAATTCTCGAGGATTCTCTTCGTGAAGGAAAGCTG ATGCTTCCACAAAAGTTTGTGACGAGATGTGGGATGGATCTCACAAATCTGGCACGCCTTAAGGTCCTTGGTGAGGCTTGGGAAATTGAGTTGACAAAGTGTGATGGTAAAGTTTGGTTGCAAAAGGGTTGGAAGGAATTTGCAGAGTATTACTCTGTAGCCTGCGGCCACTTCCTTGTTTTTGAATATGAAGGAAATTGTGATTTCCATGTCCTCATATTTGACAATAGTGCCACAGAGATAGATTATCCACTTAAGAGCAACCGCAGTGAGGTGCCTGGTCGTGGACTGCTCGAAGAGTGCAAGAAGCATAGAGGGGAAGAAAATAACTCGGTTGAAATCCTGGACCACTTTTCACCATCGCgaagaacaagaaagaaatcaCCATTACCATGTCCTCGGCCTCACAAGATGGTGAGAGCCTATTCAACTTATGAAACTGGGACCTGTTCAAAGCTAAACACTTCGGTGGAGGTTCCGCCTACAGGCACTTGGTCTGGGGGGATGAAGCTGGAGGGTTCCAAGACGATGGCAAAGTTGCGTTGTTCTGTCAGGGGACTTGATG AGGAAGATTCCATCAGAGGTGGTCGAGGCATGTTAATGGCTAGGGGTCAAAGATTATCGCATGCTGGGGCTATTGCAAATATGCGACCACTGACATGCTATGAAAAAGCTAAAGCTCTATGCAGAGCTAGTGCTTTCAAATCTGAAAATCCCTTCTTCAAGGTTGCCATGAGCCCATCATATGTTCATACTGGATATAAATTG AGTGTACCAAGCAGCTTTGCTCGAAAGTATTTCaccaaaaacaaaggaaatgtTTCCCTTTGTGTTACAGATGGTAGAACATGGCCGGTTAAGTACCACAATCGCACAAAATATGGAGTCATATTCTGTCATGGGTGGAGGGCATTTGCCAAGGACAATAAGCTGGCTGTTGGTGACTTTTGTGTCTTTGAACTGATTAATGTTACTGAAATGTCattgaaagttttgtttttccGCCTGAAGGATGTAGAGAGTCTCCTGTCATCAG CAGATATGGGAGGAGCCAATCAAGTTGAACCAAATAAAAGCCTGGTGGCTAAACCTCAATCTGAATGGAATAGCAGAGATGGTGCTGGAATTTCTGACCCTGATGATGAACATAAACCTGGAGAATTTGAGCATTCTGAATCAAGATTTGAAGTTGAACCCG ACAAGTTTGGGAAACCTGAGCTAAAAATTAGTTCTTCTGTGCTGGTTACTCGAGGTTCCGAAACTGAGAGCAAATTCATCTCAACACATCCATTCTTCAAAGTTGTTCTACGGTCATATTTTCTCAACAGATGCTTCGTG TCCGTGCCGATGAGCTTCGTTGAGAGGTACTTTAAGCACAAAAGTCAGACTCTTATGCTTCAAGTTGCAGATAGATCATGGCCTGTGAAGTTGATCATCCGTTGGACTCAAAGACAAGCTATATTATCTGCCGGCTGGGCAAGATTTGCAAGAGAAAATTCTCTGCAGGTGGGTGATGTTTGTGCCTTTGAGATCATCAAGAATGGCATGCTGAAAGTTTTAATTTCCAGAAGTGGTCGCTAA
- the LOC118031089 gene encoding B3 domain-containing transcription factor VRN1 isoform X8 produces MFVAKPPHFFKMLPQKFVTRCGMDLTNLARLKVLGEAWEIELTKCDGKVWLQKGWKEFAEYYSVACGHFLVFEYEGNCDFHVLIFDNSATEIDYPLKSNRSEVPGRGLLEECKKHRGEENNSVEILDHFSPSRRTRKKSPLPCPRPHKMVRAYSTYETGTCSKLNTSVEVPPTGTWSGGMKLEGSKTMAKLRCSVRGLDEEDSIRGGRGMLMARGQRLSHAGAIANMRPLTCYEKAKALCRASAFKSENPFFKVAMSPSYVHTGYKLSVPSSFARKYFTKNKGNVSLCVTDGRTWPVKYHNRTKYGVIFCHGWRAFAKDNKLAVGDFCVFELINVTEMSLKVLFFRLKDVESLLSSADMGGANQVEPNKSLVAKPQSEWNSRDGAGISDPDDEHKPGEFEHSESRFEVEPDKFGKPELKISSSVLVTRGSETESKFISTHPFFKVVLRSYFLNRCFVSVPMSFVERYFKHKSQTLMLQVADRSWPVKLIIRWTQRQAILSAGWARFARENSLQVGDVCAFEIIKNGMLKVLISRSGR; encoded by the exons ATGTTTGTGGCAAAACCACCCCATTTTTTCAAG ATGCTTCCACAAAAGTTTGTGACGAGATGTGGGATGGATCTCACAAATCTGGCACGCCTTAAGGTCCTTGGTGAGGCTTGGGAAATTGAGTTGACAAAGTGTGATGGTAAAGTTTGGTTGCAAAAGGGTTGGAAGGAATTTGCAGAGTATTACTCTGTAGCCTGCGGCCACTTCCTTGTTTTTGAATATGAAGGAAATTGTGATTTCCATGTCCTCATATTTGACAATAGTGCCACAGAGATAGATTATCCACTTAAGAGCAACCGCAGTGAGGTGCCTGGTCGTGGACTGCTCGAAGAGTGCAAGAAGCATAGAGGGGAAGAAAATAACTCGGTTGAAATCCTGGACCACTTTTCACCATCGCgaagaacaagaaagaaatcaCCATTACCATGTCCTCGGCCTCACAAGATGGTGAGAGCCTATTCAACTTATGAAACTGGGACCTGTTCAAAGCTAAACACTTCGGTGGAGGTTCCGCCTACAGGCACTTGGTCTGGGGGGATGAAGCTGGAGGGTTCCAAGACGATGGCAAAGTTGCGTTGTTCTGTCAGGGGACTTGATG AGGAAGATTCCATCAGAGGTGGTCGAGGCATGTTAATGGCTAGGGGTCAAAGATTATCGCATGCTGGGGCTATTGCAAATATGCGACCACTGACATGCTATGAAAAAGCTAAAGCTCTATGCAGAGCTAGTGCTTTCAAATCTGAAAATCCCTTCTTCAAGGTTGCCATGAGCCCATCATATGTTCATACTGGATATAAATTG AGTGTACCAAGCAGCTTTGCTCGAAAGTATTTCaccaaaaacaaaggaaatgtTTCCCTTTGTGTTACAGATGGTAGAACATGGCCGGTTAAGTACCACAATCGCACAAAATATGGAGTCATATTCTGTCATGGGTGGAGGGCATTTGCCAAGGACAATAAGCTGGCTGTTGGTGACTTTTGTGTCTTTGAACTGATTAATGTTACTGAAATGTCattgaaagttttgtttttccGCCTGAAGGATGTAGAGAGTCTCCTGTCATCAG CAGATATGGGAGGAGCCAATCAAGTTGAACCAAATAAAAGCCTGGTGGCTAAACCTCAATCTGAATGGAATAGCAGAGATGGTGCTGGAATTTCTGACCCTGATGATGAACATAAACCTGGAGAATTTGAGCATTCTGAATCAAGATTTGAAGTTGAACCCG ACAAGTTTGGGAAACCTGAGCTAAAAATTAGTTCTTCTGTGCTGGTTACTCGAGGTTCCGAAACTGAGAGCAAATTCATCTCAACACATCCATTCTTCAAAGTTGTTCTACGGTCATATTTTCTCAACAGATGCTTCGTG TCCGTGCCGATGAGCTTCGTTGAGAGGTACTTTAAGCACAAAAGTCAGACTCTTATGCTTCAAGTTGCAGATAGATCATGGCCTGTGAAGTTGATCATCCGTTGGACTCAAAGACAAGCTATATTATCTGCCGGCTGGGCAAGATTTGCAAGAGAAAATTCTCTGCAGGTGGGTGATGTTTGTGCCTTTGAGATCATCAAGAATGGCATGCTGAAAGTTTTAATTTCCAGAAGTGGTCGCTAA